Proteins from a genomic interval of Rosa chinensis cultivar Old Blush chromosome 2, RchiOBHm-V2, whole genome shotgun sequence:
- the LOC112187111 gene encoding protein ALTERED PHOSPHATE STARVATION RESPONSE 1, giving the protein MGCTQSKIENEEAVSRCKDRKQFMKDAVSYRNAFAAAHSSYAIYLKNTGAALSDYAQGEVAQHPPQLAQALQSNSVSVPPVAPGATFDPSLPPPPPPLPNFTAAPLQRAASMPEIKPDPKARSKPKPIIEEEDEDEEMENTETLRTRSKSTRSKSNRGVVQNNEEEEEDEFPDGQPPPSPSPSPPPPRSVESQTVPPLPQHRDTPYDYFFSVDVLAPSLAVPEEPISGKEEIQKKVFDERPKRVEEPVVELKRSPKLEEEVPPPPPPEAVVEPAGKTVKKGKQVVPKVGVNLLKVFAEIDDHFLKASESAHEVSKMLEATRLHYHSNFADNRGHIDHSARVMRVITWNRSFKGIPNFDDGGKDDFDSEEHETHATVLDKLLAWEKKLYDEVKAGELMKFEYQKKVASLNKLKKRSTNSEALEKSKAAVSHLHTRYIVDMQSMDSTVSEINSLRDDQLYPKLVQLVAGMATMWEAMRYHHESQSKIVTALWSFDISQCPKFTTDHHHERTVQLWYVVQEWHSQFEKLVSNQKLYVKALRNWLKLNLIPIESNLKEKVSSPPRIQNPPIQGLLLEWNDYLEKLPDDVARTAIQNFAGIIHTIMLKQEEEMKMKEKCEDSRKELDRKQRQFEDWYHKYMNKNIPDETDPERPESIVRNDVVAEKQFNVETVKKRLEDEDEAYVRLCIQVREKSITSLKTGLPELFRALSDFAFSCSEMYKHLRSRSAHHQSESSARQ; this is encoded by the exons ATGGGGTGCACCCAATCCAAGATCGAGAACGAAGAAGCCGTCTCGCGGTGCAAGGATCGGAAGCAGTTCATGAAAGACGCCGTGTCGTATCGGAACGCCTTCGCCGCCGCTCACTCCTCTTACGCTATCTACTTGAAGAACACTGGGGCCGCGTTGAGCGACTACGCCCAAGGCGAGGTGGCCCAGCACCCGCCCCAGCTCGCACAGGCCCTCCAGTCCAATTCGGTTTCTGTTCCGCCTGTTGCGCCGGGGGCTACGTTTGacccttctcttcctcctccgccTCCGCCGCTTCCGAATTTCACCGCCGCGCCGCTCCAGCGGGCTGCCAGCATGCCCGAGATCAAGCCCGACCCCAAGGCCCGGTCCAAGCCCAAGCCGATTATCGAGGAGGAGGACGAGGATGAGGAGATGGAGAATACCGAGACCTTGAGGACTAGGAGCAAGAGCACCAGAAGCAAGAGCAACAGAGGGGTTGTGCAGaacaacgaagaagaagaagaagacgaattTCCCGACGGACAGCCTCCTCCGTCGCCGTCGCCGTCGCCGCCTCCGCCCCGGTCGGTGGAGAGCCAGACGGTGCCGCCTCTGCCGCAGCATCGGGACACCCCTTACGATTACTTCTTCTCCGTCGACGTGCTGGCGCCCTCGCTGGCGGTGCCGGAGGAGCCCATCTCGGGGAAGGAGGAGATTCAGAAGAAGGTGTTCGACGAAAGGCCCAAGAGAGTGGAAGAGCCAGTGGTGGAGCTGAAGAGGAGTCCGAAATTGGAGGAAGAGGTGCCGCCTCCTCCGCCGCCGGAGGCGGTGGTGGAGCCGGCTGGGAAGACCGTGAAGAAGGGGAAGCAGGTGGTCCCAAAAGTGGGTGTTAATTTGTTGAAGGTATTTGCGGAGATTGATGACCATTTTCTCAAGGCTTCTGAGAGTGCCCATGAGGTTTCTAAGATGTTGGAGGCTACCCGGCTCCACTATCACTCTAATTTTGCTGATAATCGGG GGCATATTGACCACTCTGCTAGAGTGATGCGTGTTATTACATGGAATCGCTCTTTTAAAGGAATTCCAAATTTTGATGATGGCGGCAAGGATGACTTCGACTCAGAAGAGCATGAAACTCATGCCACGGTCTTGGATAAATTGCTGGCATGGGAGAAAAAGCTATATGATGAAGTCAAG GCAGGCGAGCTCATGAAATTTGAGTACCAAAAGAAGGTCGCCTCGCTGAACAAGCTAAAGAAACGGAGTACTAACTCAGAAGCATTGGAGAAATCAAAAGCAGCAGTGAGTCATCTGCATACAAGATACATAGTCGACATGCAGTCCATGGACTCAACAGTATCAGAGATAAACTCTTTACGAGATGACCAGTTATATCCAAAACTTGTTCAGCTTGTTGCAGG GATGGCTACCATGTGGGAAGCCATGCGATATCACCACGAGAGCCAGTCAAAGATTGTGACTGCCCTCTGGTCTTTTGACATCTCCCAATGTCCCAAGTTTACAACTGACCACCATCATGAGCGCACTGTCCAATTGTGGTATGTGGTGCAAGAGTGGCACTCACAGTTTGAGAAGCTTGTGAGTAACCAGAAGTTGTATGTAAAGGCCCTGAGGAATTGGTTGAAACTTAATCTCATCCCTATTGAGAGCAACCTAAAGGAGAAAGTTTCTTCTCCACCAAGAATTCAGAATCCTCCTATTCAGGGCCTACTCCTTGAGTGGAACGATTATCTAGAGAAACTTCCAGATGATGTTGCGAGAACTGCTATACAAAACTTTGCTGGTATAATACATACTATAATGCTGAAGCAGgaggaagaaatgaaaatgaaggaaaaatgtGAAGATTCCCGGAAAGAACTTGACCGCAAGCAGAGGCAATTTGAAGATTGGTACCATAAATATATGAATAAGAACATACCGGACGAAACAGATCCGGAGAGACCAGAAAGCATTGTTCGCAATGATGTTGTTGCAGAAAAGCAGTTTAATGTGGAAACAGTCAAGAAGAGGTTAGAAGACGAGGATGAAGCCTATGTAAGACTGTGCATTCAGGTGAGAGAGAAGTCTATAACAAGTCTTAAAACTGGCTTGCCAGAACTCTTTAGGGCATTGTCGGATTTCGCTTTTTCTTGTTCAGAAATGTACAAACACTTGAGGTCCAGATCAGCCCACCATCAAAGTGAGAGCTCAGCAAGACAATAA